A single genomic interval of Musa acuminata AAA Group cultivar baxijiao chromosome BXJ3-4, Cavendish_Baxijiao_AAA, whole genome shotgun sequence harbors:
- the LOC135635861 gene encoding uncharacterized protein LOC135635861 isoform X3 encodes MDISEGRTFGCRNVCSSDLNDLGLTTHVPKSSEFMGAEKIGSYMKNSVLQKDVKSYVEVVIPDKSYLHRHQDSSINWENYKACHCPDSEGITSEQNHIPIDGINKKIKSNLNQRQGPGHDQVVNRTNESQMPLKKTALSSHLTAFAAGGIGFEARRMTKISAQEIESSESIQGSQPIQDEFTVLASHSATNNFTNSPIYIKDKRVSSVSDHMIEEHSEKARLANLKHELHNFTRPSRVTVSEMKDENEIANSERCSWPKINHRSLQKPGDSWLGDFPHPSTDRDNNTIRYISHRHWLTTKDVRMNFLQGEQLIVDSTETGKAKGTALFEMITGPTTSKCHGKQSGDSLLLINSNGIRDADDGIGNGKGNGRHTTATRKESSAKTETMDIEVCQTRSSLIGMIADRQRKDLVCLNVMKPHYPLASPIKRTVSRHATAASLDKTDKPMEAEPYGKWLKRLGPDPYAFGHRSKRMKIRDGPTGAEMCRLSSNVHNDNTSSSDLMKCPEKQQSFDRAKNSPSIPECCCELSAKTTWYWIERWCHRSPQRAKAQASAATTGLSKPRSPKVVPEYFEGKELPSIRALALMGKAMNNSRKGEFQRRGSSVVWHMEDL; translated from the exons ATGGATATAAGTGAAGGAAGGACATTTGGATGCAGGAATGTATGCAGTTCTGATCTTAATGATTTAGGCCTTACAACACATGTTCCCAAGTCATCTGAATTTATGGGAGCTGAAAAGATTGGAAGCTATATGAAAAATTCTGTGTTGCAGAAAGATGTAAAATCATATGTTGAAGTGGTAATTCCAGATAAATCATATCTTCATAGACATCAAGATTCTTCTATAAACTGGGAAAACTACAAGGCATGCCATTGTCCAGATTCAGAAGGTATTACGTCAGAGCAAAATCACATTCCTATTGATGgcataaataaaaagataaagagtAATTTGAATCAGAGACAAGGGCCTGGTCATGATCAAGTGGTTAATAGAACAAATGAGTCACAGATGCCACTAAAAAAAACAGCATTGAGTTCCCATCTGACAGCCTTTGCAGCAGGAGGGATTGGTTTTGAAGCAAGAAGGATGACAAAAATTAGTGCTCAAGAGATCGAATCTTCTGAATCTATTCAAGGCTCACAACCTATCCAAGATGAGTTTACTGTCTTGGCTTCTCATTCAGCAACAAACAATTTTACGAATTCTCCTATTTACATCAAAGATAAAAGAGTTTCTTCAGTATCTGATCACATGATCGAGGAGCATTCGGAAAAAGCTAGGCTTGCTAACTTGAAGCATGAGTTGCACAATTTTACTAGGCCATCGAGAGTGACAGTCTCCGAAATGAAAGATGAAAATGAAATTGCTAATAGTGAAAGGTGTTCATGGCCCAAGATAAATCATAGATCCTTGCAGAAACCAGGAGATTCATGGCTAGGCGATTTTCCTCATCCATCTACAGACAGAGATAATAATACT ATCCGTTATATTTCTCATCGTCATTGGTTAACAACTAAGGATGTGCGCATGAATTTCTTGCAAGGAGAACAGCTGATCGTCGATTCAACAGAAACTGGAAAAGCAAAAGGTACCGCCTTGTTTGAAATGATAACAGGCCCAACAACATCAAAGTGCCATGGAAAACAATCAGGAGATTCACTACTTTTGATTAACTCAAATGGTATCAGAGATGCGGATGATGGAATTGGAAATGGAAAAGGAAATGGGAGACATACAACTGCAACAAGAAAAGAATCATCAGCTAAAACTGAGACAATGGACATTGAGGTTTGCCAGACAAGAAGCTCTCTAATAG GCATGATTGCTGACAGACAACGGAAG GATCTTGTGTGCCTCAACGTGATGAAGCCCCACTATCCATTAGCTTCACCAATCAAACGAACTGTGAGTCGGCATGCTACTGCTGCTTCCTTAGACAAAACAG ATAAGCCGATGGAAGCAGAGCCTTATGGCAAATGGCTTAAGCGCCTTGGACCCGACCCTTATGCTTTTGGCCATCGTAGTAAGAGAATGAAAATCAGAGATGGCCCCACCGGTGCAGAAATGTGCAGATTGTCAAGTAATGTACACAATGACAATACATCCAGCTCTGACTTGATGAAGTGTCCTGAGAAGCAACAGAGTTTTGACAGGGCCAAGAACTCACCGAGTATTCCTGAGTGCTGTTGTGAATTATCAGCAAAGACAACATGGTACTGGATTGAAAGATGGTGTCATAGAAGTCCTCAGAGAGCCAAAGCTCAGGCAAGTGCTGCTACAACTGGGCTATCCAAGCCCAGAAGTCCAAAAGTGGTTCCCGAGTATTTTGAGGGGAAAGAGTTGCCAAGCATCAGGGCATTGGCATTGATGGGGAAAGCGATGAACAATTCTCGGAAGGGTGAATTTCAGAGAAGGGGATCGTCTGTGGTGTGGCATATGGAGGACTTATGA
- the LOC135635861 gene encoding uncharacterized protein LOC135635861 isoform X1 produces MDISEGRTFGCRNVCSSDLNDLGLTTHVPKSSEFMGAEKIGSYMKNSVLQKDVKSYVEVVIPDKSYLHRHQDSSINWENYKACHCPDSEGITSEQNHIPIDGINKKIKSNLNQRQGPGHDQVVNRTNESQMPLKKTALSSHLTAFAAGGIGFEARRMTKISAQEIESSESIQGSQPIQDEFTVLASHSATNNFTNSPIYIKDKRVSSVSDHMIEEHSEKARLANLKHELHNFTRPSRVTVSEMKDENEIANSERCSWPKINHRSLQKPGDSWLGDFPHPSTDRDNNTIRYISHRHWLTTKDVRMNFLQGEQLIVDSTETGKAKGTALFEMITGPTTSKCHGKQSGDSLLLINSNGIRDADDGIGNGKGNGRHTTATRKESSAKTETMDIEVCQTRSSLIGMIADRQRKDLVCLNVMKPHYPLASPIKRTVSRHATAASLDKTGGVSNRELSTSRSESIDAHQIISQVQMYKILNSSSIADKPMEAEPYGKWLKRLGPDPYAFGHRSKRMKIRDGPTGAEMCRLSSNVHNDNTSSSDLMKCPEKQQSFDRAKNSPSIPECCCELSAKTTWYWIERWCHRSPQRAKAQASAATTGLSKPRSPKVVPEYFEGKELPSIRALALMGKAMNNSRKGEFQRRGSSVVWHMEDL; encoded by the exons ATGGATATAAGTGAAGGAAGGACATTTGGATGCAGGAATGTATGCAGTTCTGATCTTAATGATTTAGGCCTTACAACACATGTTCCCAAGTCATCTGAATTTATGGGAGCTGAAAAGATTGGAAGCTATATGAAAAATTCTGTGTTGCAGAAAGATGTAAAATCATATGTTGAAGTGGTAATTCCAGATAAATCATATCTTCATAGACATCAAGATTCTTCTATAAACTGGGAAAACTACAAGGCATGCCATTGTCCAGATTCAGAAGGTATTACGTCAGAGCAAAATCACATTCCTATTGATGgcataaataaaaagataaagagtAATTTGAATCAGAGACAAGGGCCTGGTCATGATCAAGTGGTTAATAGAACAAATGAGTCACAGATGCCACTAAAAAAAACAGCATTGAGTTCCCATCTGACAGCCTTTGCAGCAGGAGGGATTGGTTTTGAAGCAAGAAGGATGACAAAAATTAGTGCTCAAGAGATCGAATCTTCTGAATCTATTCAAGGCTCACAACCTATCCAAGATGAGTTTACTGTCTTGGCTTCTCATTCAGCAACAAACAATTTTACGAATTCTCCTATTTACATCAAAGATAAAAGAGTTTCTTCAGTATCTGATCACATGATCGAGGAGCATTCGGAAAAAGCTAGGCTTGCTAACTTGAAGCATGAGTTGCACAATTTTACTAGGCCATCGAGAGTGACAGTCTCCGAAATGAAAGATGAAAATGAAATTGCTAATAGTGAAAGGTGTTCATGGCCCAAGATAAATCATAGATCCTTGCAGAAACCAGGAGATTCATGGCTAGGCGATTTTCCTCATCCATCTACAGACAGAGATAATAATACT ATCCGTTATATTTCTCATCGTCATTGGTTAACAACTAAGGATGTGCGCATGAATTTCTTGCAAGGAGAACAGCTGATCGTCGATTCAACAGAAACTGGAAAAGCAAAAGGTACCGCCTTGTTTGAAATGATAACAGGCCCAACAACATCAAAGTGCCATGGAAAACAATCAGGAGATTCACTACTTTTGATTAACTCAAATGGTATCAGAGATGCGGATGATGGAATTGGAAATGGAAAAGGAAATGGGAGACATACAACTGCAACAAGAAAAGAATCATCAGCTAAAACTGAGACAATGGACATTGAGGTTTGCCAGACAAGAAGCTCTCTAATAG GCATGATTGCTGACAGACAACGGAAG GATCTTGTGTGCCTCAACGTGATGAAGCCCCACTATCCATTAGCTTCACCAATCAAACGAACTGTGAGTCGGCATGCTACTGCTGCTTCCTTAGACAAAACAGGTGGTGTAAGTAACAGAGAACTCAGCACATCTAGATCAGAAAGCATCGATGCACATCAaattatttctcaagttcagatgTACAAAATTTTGAATTCTAGTAGTATAGCAGATAAGCCGATGGAAGCAGAGCCTTATGGCAAATGGCTTAAGCGCCTTGGACCCGACCCTTATGCTTTTGGCCATCGTAGTAAGAGAATGAAAATCAGAGATGGCCCCACCGGTGCAGAAATGTGCAGATTGTCAAGTAATGTACACAATGACAATACATCCAGCTCTGACTTGATGAAGTGTCCTGAGAAGCAACAGAGTTTTGACAGGGCCAAGAACTCACCGAGTATTCCTGAGTGCTGTTGTGAATTATCAGCAAAGACAACATGGTACTGGATTGAAAGATGGTGTCATAGAAGTCCTCAGAGAGCCAAAGCTCAGGCAAGTGCTGCTACAACTGGGCTATCCAAGCCCAGAAGTCCAAAAGTGGTTCCCGAGTATTTTGAGGGGAAAGAGTTGCCAAGCATCAGGGCATTGGCATTGATGGGGAAAGCGATGAACAATTCTCGGAAGGGTGAATTTCAGAGAAGGGGATCGTCTGTGGTGTGGCATATGGAGGACTTATGA
- the LOC135635861 gene encoding uncharacterized protein LOC135635861 isoform X4 codes for MDISEGRTFGCRNVCSSDLNDLGLTTHVPKSSEFMGAEKIGSYMKNSVLQKDVKSYVEVVIPDKSYLHRHQDSSINWENYKACHCPDSEGITSEQNHIPIDGINKKIKSNLNQRQGPGHDQVVNRTNESQMPLKKTALSSHLTAFAAGGIGFEARRMTKISAQEIESSESIQGSQPIQDEFTVLASHSATNNFTNSPIYIKDKRVSSVSDHMIEEHSEKARLANLKHELHNFTRPSRVTVSEMKDENEIANSERCSWPKINHRSLQKPGDSWLGDFPHPSTDRDNNTIRYISHRHWLTTKDVRMNFLQGEQLIVDSTETGKAKGTALFEMITGPTTSKCHGKQSGDSLLLINSNGIRDADDGIGNGKGNGRHTTATRKESSAKTETMDIEVCQTRSSLIGSCVPQRDEAPLSISFTNQTNCESACYCCFLRQNRWYKPMEAEPYGKWLKRLGPDPYAFGHRSKRMKIRDGPTGAEMCRLSSNVHNDNTSSSDLMKCPEKQQSFDRAKNSPSIPECCCELSAKTTWYWIERWCHRSPQRAKAQASAATTGLSKPRSPKVVPEYFEGKELPSIRALALMGKAMNNSRKGEFQRRGSSVVWHMEDL; via the exons ATGGATATAAGTGAAGGAAGGACATTTGGATGCAGGAATGTATGCAGTTCTGATCTTAATGATTTAGGCCTTACAACACATGTTCCCAAGTCATCTGAATTTATGGGAGCTGAAAAGATTGGAAGCTATATGAAAAATTCTGTGTTGCAGAAAGATGTAAAATCATATGTTGAAGTGGTAATTCCAGATAAATCATATCTTCATAGACATCAAGATTCTTCTATAAACTGGGAAAACTACAAGGCATGCCATTGTCCAGATTCAGAAGGTATTACGTCAGAGCAAAATCACATTCCTATTGATGgcataaataaaaagataaagagtAATTTGAATCAGAGACAAGGGCCTGGTCATGATCAAGTGGTTAATAGAACAAATGAGTCACAGATGCCACTAAAAAAAACAGCATTGAGTTCCCATCTGACAGCCTTTGCAGCAGGAGGGATTGGTTTTGAAGCAAGAAGGATGACAAAAATTAGTGCTCAAGAGATCGAATCTTCTGAATCTATTCAAGGCTCACAACCTATCCAAGATGAGTTTACTGTCTTGGCTTCTCATTCAGCAACAAACAATTTTACGAATTCTCCTATTTACATCAAAGATAAAAGAGTTTCTTCAGTATCTGATCACATGATCGAGGAGCATTCGGAAAAAGCTAGGCTTGCTAACTTGAAGCATGAGTTGCACAATTTTACTAGGCCATCGAGAGTGACAGTCTCCGAAATGAAAGATGAAAATGAAATTGCTAATAGTGAAAGGTGTTCATGGCCCAAGATAAATCATAGATCCTTGCAGAAACCAGGAGATTCATGGCTAGGCGATTTTCCTCATCCATCTACAGACAGAGATAATAATACT ATCCGTTATATTTCTCATCGTCATTGGTTAACAACTAAGGATGTGCGCATGAATTTCTTGCAAGGAGAACAGCTGATCGTCGATTCAACAGAAACTGGAAAAGCAAAAGGTACCGCCTTGTTTGAAATGATAACAGGCCCAACAACATCAAAGTGCCATGGAAAACAATCAGGAGATTCACTACTTTTGATTAACTCAAATGGTATCAGAGATGCGGATGATGGAATTGGAAATGGAAAAGGAAATGGGAGACATACAACTGCAACAAGAAAAGAATCATCAGCTAAAACTGAGACAATGGACATTGAGGTTTGCCAGACAAGAAGCTCTCTAATAG GATCTTGTGTGCCTCAACGTGATGAAGCCCCACTATCCATTAGCTTCACCAATCAAACGAACTGTGAGTCGGCATGCTACTGCTGCTTCCTTAGACAAAACAGGTGGT ATAAGCCGATGGAAGCAGAGCCTTATGGCAAATGGCTTAAGCGCCTTGGACCCGACCCTTATGCTTTTGGCCATCGTAGTAAGAGAATGAAAATCAGAGATGGCCCCACCGGTGCAGAAATGTGCAGATTGTCAAGTAATGTACACAATGACAATACATCCAGCTCTGACTTGATGAAGTGTCCTGAGAAGCAACAGAGTTTTGACAGGGCCAAGAACTCACCGAGTATTCCTGAGTGCTGTTGTGAATTATCAGCAAAGACAACATGGTACTGGATTGAAAGATGGTGTCATAGAAGTCCTCAGAGAGCCAAAGCTCAGGCAAGTGCTGCTACAACTGGGCTATCCAAGCCCAGAAGTCCAAAAGTGGTTCCCGAGTATTTTGAGGGGAAAGAGTTGCCAAGCATCAGGGCATTGGCATTGATGGGGAAAGCGATGAACAATTCTCGGAAGGGTGAATTTCAGAGAAGGGGATCGTCTGTGGTGTGGCATATGGAGGACTTATGA
- the LOC135635861 gene encoding uncharacterized protein LOC135635861 isoform X2 — protein sequence MDISEGRTFGCRNVCSSDLNDLGLTTHVPKSSEFMGAEKIGSYMKNSVLQKDVKSYVEVVIPDKSYLHRHQDSSINWENYKACHCPDSEGITSEQNHIPIDGINKKIKSNLNQRQGPGHDQVVNRTNESQMPLKKTALSSHLTAFAAGGIGFEARRMTKISAQEIESSESIQGSQPIQDEFTVLASHSATNNFTNSPIYIKDKRVSSVSDHMIEEHSEKARLANLKHELHNFTRPSRVTVSEMKDENEIANSERCSWPKINHRSLQKPGDSWLGDFPHPSTDRDNNTLIVDSTETGKAKGTALFEMITGPTTSKCHGKQSGDSLLLINSNGIRDADDGIGNGKGNGRHTTATRKESSAKTETMDIEVCQTRSSLIGMIADRQRKDLVCLNVMKPHYPLASPIKRTVSRHATAASLDKTGGVSNRELSTSRSESIDAHQIISQVQMYKILNSSSIADKPMEAEPYGKWLKRLGPDPYAFGHRSKRMKIRDGPTGAEMCRLSSNVHNDNTSSSDLMKCPEKQQSFDRAKNSPSIPECCCELSAKTTWYWIERWCHRSPQRAKAQASAATTGLSKPRSPKVVPEYFEGKELPSIRALALMGKAMNNSRKGEFQRRGSSVVWHMEDL from the exons ATGGATATAAGTGAAGGAAGGACATTTGGATGCAGGAATGTATGCAGTTCTGATCTTAATGATTTAGGCCTTACAACACATGTTCCCAAGTCATCTGAATTTATGGGAGCTGAAAAGATTGGAAGCTATATGAAAAATTCTGTGTTGCAGAAAGATGTAAAATCATATGTTGAAGTGGTAATTCCAGATAAATCATATCTTCATAGACATCAAGATTCTTCTATAAACTGGGAAAACTACAAGGCATGCCATTGTCCAGATTCAGAAGGTATTACGTCAGAGCAAAATCACATTCCTATTGATGgcataaataaaaagataaagagtAATTTGAATCAGAGACAAGGGCCTGGTCATGATCAAGTGGTTAATAGAACAAATGAGTCACAGATGCCACTAAAAAAAACAGCATTGAGTTCCCATCTGACAGCCTTTGCAGCAGGAGGGATTGGTTTTGAAGCAAGAAGGATGACAAAAATTAGTGCTCAAGAGATCGAATCTTCTGAATCTATTCAAGGCTCACAACCTATCCAAGATGAGTTTACTGTCTTGGCTTCTCATTCAGCAACAAACAATTTTACGAATTCTCCTATTTACATCAAAGATAAAAGAGTTTCTTCAGTATCTGATCACATGATCGAGGAGCATTCGGAAAAAGCTAGGCTTGCTAACTTGAAGCATGAGTTGCACAATTTTACTAGGCCATCGAGAGTGACAGTCTCCGAAATGAAAGATGAAAATGAAATTGCTAATAGTGAAAGGTGTTCATGGCCCAAGATAAATCATAGATCCTTGCAGAAACCAGGAGATTCATGGCTAGGCGATTTTCCTCATCCATCTACAGACAGAGATAATAATACT CTGATCGTCGATTCAACAGAAACTGGAAAAGCAAAAGGTACCGCCTTGTTTGAAATGATAACAGGCCCAACAACATCAAAGTGCCATGGAAAACAATCAGGAGATTCACTACTTTTGATTAACTCAAATGGTATCAGAGATGCGGATGATGGAATTGGAAATGGAAAAGGAAATGGGAGACATACAACTGCAACAAGAAAAGAATCATCAGCTAAAACTGAGACAATGGACATTGAGGTTTGCCAGACAAGAAGCTCTCTAATAG GCATGATTGCTGACAGACAACGGAAG GATCTTGTGTGCCTCAACGTGATGAAGCCCCACTATCCATTAGCTTCACCAATCAAACGAACTGTGAGTCGGCATGCTACTGCTGCTTCCTTAGACAAAACAGGTGGTGTAAGTAACAGAGAACTCAGCACATCTAGATCAGAAAGCATCGATGCACATCAaattatttctcaagttcagatgTACAAAATTTTGAATTCTAGTAGTATAGCAGATAAGCCGATGGAAGCAGAGCCTTATGGCAAATGGCTTAAGCGCCTTGGACCCGACCCTTATGCTTTTGGCCATCGTAGTAAGAGAATGAAAATCAGAGATGGCCCCACCGGTGCAGAAATGTGCAGATTGTCAAGTAATGTACACAATGACAATACATCCAGCTCTGACTTGATGAAGTGTCCTGAGAAGCAACAGAGTTTTGACAGGGCCAAGAACTCACCGAGTATTCCTGAGTGCTGTTGTGAATTATCAGCAAAGACAACATGGTACTGGATTGAAAGATGGTGTCATAGAAGTCCTCAGAGAGCCAAAGCTCAGGCAAGTGCTGCTACAACTGGGCTATCCAAGCCCAGAAGTCCAAAAGTGGTTCCCGAGTATTTTGAGGGGAAAGAGTTGCCAAGCATCAGGGCATTGGCATTGATGGGGAAAGCGATGAACAATTCTCGGAAGGGTGAATTTCAGAGAAGGGGATCGTCTGTGGTGTGGCATATGGAGGACTTATGA